One Luteimonas sp. MC1825 DNA segment encodes these proteins:
- the folK gene encoding 2-amino-4-hydroxy-6-hydroxymethyldihydropteridine diphosphokinase, which translates to MTAPAVIAAVGLGGNVGDVRHALASALAALDALPGTRLLRASRCYRTPAWGMQAQPDFINAAATLQTTLAPRALLDALLAIERDHGRERAADGSRWGPRTLDLDLLVHATAVVHVPGLVLPHPQMHLRAFVLVPLAEIAPDLDVPGHGTVRALLAEVDASGVVALEPGHAASA; encoded by the coding sequence ATGACCGCGCCGGCCGTCATCGCGGCCGTCGGCCTGGGAGGCAACGTCGGCGACGTGCGCCACGCGCTGGCGTCGGCGCTGGCGGCGCTTGACGCATTGCCCGGCACGCGGCTGCTGCGTGCTTCGCGGTGCTACCGCACGCCGGCCTGGGGCATGCAGGCGCAGCCCGATTTCATCAACGCCGCCGCCACGCTGCAGACCACGCTCGCGCCGCGCGCGCTGCTCGACGCACTGCTGGCGATCGAGCGCGACCACGGCCGCGAGCGCGCGGCCGACGGCAGCCGCTGGGGTCCGCGCACGCTGGACCTCGACCTGCTGGTGCACGCCACCGCGGTGGTGCACGTGCCCGGACTCGTGCTGCCGCACCCGCAGATGCACCTGCGCGCCTTCGTGCTGGTGCCGCTGGCGGAGATCGCGCCGGACCTGGACGTGCCCGGCCACGGCACGGTGCGCGCGCTGCTGGCCGAGGTGGACGCCAGTGGCGTGGTGGCGCTGGAGCCGGGGCATGCGGCGTCGGCGTAA
- the panB gene encoding 3-methyl-2-oxobutanoate hydroxymethyltransferase: MATTEQRRPMTVPGLADARRAGRKLTMLTAYDAGFARVFDAAGIDLILIGDSLGMVVQGRDSTLPVTVDDITYHTACVARVLRHALLVSDLPFQADATPERALDASTRLLQAGAQMVKLEGADHKLDVIRFLTEREIPVSAHLGLTPQSVLRFGGFKVQGRDDAAAAKLRADARAVVDAGATLVVLEGVPSPLAADITRDSAAPTIGIGAGPHCDGQVLVMHDFLGLDSGHRRPKFVKDFLAEGGSVEGAARAYIAAVQDGSFPDAAHSYA, encoded by the coding sequence ATGGCCACCACTGAACAACGCCGTCCGATGACGGTGCCCGGACTTGCCGACGCGCGTCGCGCGGGCCGCAAGCTGACGATGCTGACCGCTTATGACGCGGGCTTCGCGCGCGTGTTCGACGCCGCCGGCATCGACCTCATCCTGATCGGCGATTCGCTGGGCATGGTGGTGCAGGGGCGCGATTCGACGCTGCCGGTGACCGTCGACGACATCACCTACCACACCGCCTGCGTCGCGCGCGTGCTGCGCCACGCGCTGCTGGTCTCCGACCTGCCGTTCCAGGCCGACGCCACGCCCGAGCGCGCGCTGGATGCGTCCACGCGCCTGCTGCAGGCTGGCGCGCAGATGGTCAAGCTGGAAGGCGCCGACCACAAGCTGGATGTGATCCGTTTCCTCACCGAGCGCGAGATCCCGGTCTCCGCGCACCTCGGCCTGACGCCGCAGTCGGTGCTGCGCTTTGGCGGTTTCAAGGTGCAGGGCCGCGACGATGCCGCCGCCGCCAAGCTGCGCGCCGACGCCCGCGCCGTGGTCGATGCCGGCGCGACGCTGGTGGTGCTGGAGGGCGTGCCGTCCCCGCTCGCCGCCGACATCACCCGCGACAGCGCCGCGCCCACGATCGGTATCGGCGCCGGTCCGCACTGCGACGGCCAAGTGCTGGTGATGCATGATTTCCTGGGCCTCGATTCCGGCCATCGCCGCCCGAAGTTCGTGAAGGACTTCCTTGCCGAGGGCGGTTCGGTCGAGGGCGCCGCGCGCGCCTACATCGCTGCCGTACAGGACGGCAGTTTCCCCGACGCCGCGCACTCGTACGCCTAA
- the panC gene encoding pantoate--beta-alanine ligase: MPEVATTLEVLRARVAGWRREGLRVGLVPTMGNLHEGHHSLVRLVRARADRVVASVFVNPTQFGPDEDYAQYPRTPDADVAGLAAAGCDLAWMPSVELMYPLGLARAVRVQVPGITDVLDGAHRPGHFDGVCTVVARLFNQVQPDVAAFGRKDYQQLAVIRHMVRDLAFPVELLPAPIVREADGLARSSRNQYLAAGERALAPSIHRSLLAMRDALRGGMPWREVEAFGGAQLAAAGFQVDYTVVRTPLLAEPGSEQGGERVVLVAARLGRTRLIDNLEFSLDA; encoded by the coding sequence GTGCCCGAAGTCGCCACCACGCTTGAGGTGCTGCGCGCACGCGTCGCCGGTTGGCGTCGCGAGGGCCTGCGCGTCGGACTGGTGCCGACCATGGGCAACCTGCATGAAGGCCATCATTCGCTGGTGCGGCTGGTGCGTGCACGCGCCGACCGCGTGGTGGCGAGCGTGTTCGTCAATCCCACCCAGTTCGGACCCGACGAGGACTACGCGCAGTATCCGCGCACGCCCGACGCCGACGTCGCCGGACTTGCGGCCGCGGGTTGCGACCTTGCATGGATGCCGTCGGTGGAGCTGATGTATCCGCTGGGCCTGGCGCGTGCGGTGCGCGTGCAGGTGCCGGGCATCACGGACGTGCTGGATGGCGCGCACCGCCCCGGGCATTTCGACGGCGTGTGCACGGTGGTCGCGCGGCTGTTCAACCAGGTGCAGCCCGACGTCGCGGCGTTCGGCCGCAAGGACTACCAGCAGCTTGCGGTGATCCGGCACATGGTGCGCGACCTCGCGTTCCCGGTGGAGCTGCTGCCGGCACCGATCGTGCGCGAAGCCGACGGCCTGGCGCGCAGTTCGCGCAACCAGTACCTCGCCGCCGGCGAGCGCGCGCTGGCCCCGTCGATCCACCGCAGCCTGCTGGCGATGCGCGATGCGCTGCGCGGCGGCATGCCGTGGCGCGAGGTCGAAGCGTTTGGTGGCGCGCAACTGGCGGCGGCCGGGTTCCAGGTCGACTACACCGTGGTGCGTACCCCGTTGCTGGCCGAGCCGGGCAGCGAACAGGGCGGCGAACGCGTCGTGCTGGTGGCGGCACGCCTGGGGCGGACGCGGCTGATCGACAACCTGGAATTCAGCCTCGACGCGTGA
- the panD gene encoding aspartate 1-decarboxylase produces MLLTLLKAKIHRATVTHAELHYEGSCAIDGRLLDLAGIREYERIEIYNINNGKRFATYAIRGEEGSGIISVNGAAAHQAETGDLVIICAYGACDEAEAAAFKPSLVYVDRQNRMTHTNDAIPAQAA; encoded by the coding sequence ATGCTCCTCACGCTCCTCAAAGCCAAGATCCACCGCGCCACCGTCACCCACGCCGAGCTGCATTACGAAGGCTCCTGCGCGATCGACGGCCGCCTGCTCGACCTCGCCGGCATCCGCGAGTACGAGCGCATCGAGATCTACAACATCAACAACGGCAAGCGCTTCGCGACCTACGCGATCCGCGGCGAAGAAGGCAGCGGCATCATTTCCGTCAACGGGGCCGCCGCGCACCAGGCCGAGACCGGCGACCTGGTGATCATCTGCGCCTACGGCGCCTGCGACGAAGCCGAAGCGGCGGCGTTCAAGCCGAGCCTGGTGTACGTCGACCGGCAGAACCGCATGACGCATACCAACGACGCCATCCCCGCGCAGGCCGCCTGA
- the pgi gene encoding glucose-6-phosphate isomerase: protein MAGEALVRQLLAHAERLAPACIASLVADEPGRAAALALRVGPLYASFARQRLDAPTLATLGALAGHVRLSLALRALVDGATVNATEDRPALHTALRSAIGRGDAARDAHAAAMAARGRMAALAAGLRDSGVTDIINVGIGGSDLGPRLVVDALKDLHDGRFRIHFVSNVDGSEIQHVLRGLDPARTAAILVSKSFSTQETLLNGAVIRDWLGGGERLYAVSANVARAEAFGVDPSRVLPMWDWVGGRYSLWSTVGFAIALAVGMDGFDALLAGAAEMDAHAVEAPLDANLPIRHALVAVWNRNALGLPTQAVLPYDQRLALLPAYLQQLVMESLGKSVRADGQPPGVATVPVLWGAAGTGAQHSFFQALHQGTDVVPADFIGVVRPAHPYREHHEVLLANLLAQAEALANGHADADPHKAHAGNRPSTLLLLDALTPQALGALLAMYEHSVYAQSVLWGINAFDQWGVELGKRLAGDVLPALRGESAAADAITRALVEEIRARG from the coding sequence ATGGCCGGCGAAGCGCTGGTCCGCCAACTCCTGGCCCACGCGGAGCGTCTCGCGCCGGCATGCATCGCCAGCCTGGTCGCCGACGAACCCGGCCGCGCCGCGGCGCTCGCCCTGCGCGTCGGGCCGCTGTACGCCAGCTTCGCGCGCCAGCGCCTCGATGCTCCCACCCTCGCCACGCTTGGCGCGCTGGCCGGCCACGTACGGCTGTCGCTGGCGCTGCGGGCACTCGTCGACGGCGCCACCGTCAACGCCACCGAAGACCGCCCGGCGCTGCATACCGCGCTGCGTTCGGCGATCGGCCGCGGCGACGCGGCGCGTGACGCGCACGCTGCCGCGATGGCTGCACGTGGACGGATGGCGGCGCTCGCCGCCGGCCTGCGCGACTCGGGCGTCACCGACATCATCAACGTCGGCATCGGTGGTTCCGACCTCGGGCCGCGGCTGGTTGTGGATGCGCTGAAGGACCTGCATGACGGCCGCTTCCGCATCCATTTCGTCAGCAACGTCGACGGCAGCGAGATCCAGCACGTGCTGCGCGGGCTGGACCCGGCGCGCACCGCGGCGATCCTGGTGTCGAAGAGTTTCAGCACCCAGGAGACGCTGCTCAACGGCGCGGTGATCCGCGACTGGCTCGGCGGCGGCGAACGCCTGTACGCGGTGAGCGCGAACGTCGCGCGTGCCGAAGCCTTCGGCGTGGACCCGTCGCGCGTGCTGCCGATGTGGGACTGGGTGGGTGGCCGCTATTCGCTGTGGTCGACGGTCGGGTTCGCGATCGCGCTGGCGGTCGGCATGGATGGTTTCGACGCCCTGCTGGCCGGTGCCGCGGAAATGGACGCGCACGCGGTCGAGGCGCCGCTGGACGCCAACCTGCCGATCCGCCATGCGCTGGTCGCGGTCTGGAACCGCAACGCGCTCGGCCTGCCGACGCAGGCGGTGCTGCCCTACGACCAGCGCCTCGCGCTGCTGCCGGCCTACCTGCAGCAACTGGTGATGGAAAGCCTGGGCAAGTCGGTGCGCGCGGATGGGCAACCCCCGGGCGTGGCCACGGTGCCGGTGCTGTGGGGCGCGGCCGGCACCGGCGCGCAGCACAGCTTCTTCCAGGCGCTGCACCAGGGCACCGACGTCGTGCCGGCGGATTTCATCGGCGTGGTGCGCCCGGCGCATCCGTATCGCGAACACCACGAAGTACTGCTCGCCAACCTGCTGGCGCAGGCCGAGGCGCTGGCCAACGGCCATGCCGACGCCGACCCGCACAAGGCCCACGCCGGCAACCGGCCGTCCACGCTGCTGCTGCTCGATGCCCTGACCCCGCAGGCGCTGGGCGCGCTGCTGGCGATGTACGAACACAGCGTCTACGCGCAGTCGGTGCTGTGGGGCATCAACGCCTTCGACCAGTGGGGCGTGGAGCTTGGCAAGCGCCTGGCCGGCGACGTGCTGCCGGCCCTGCGTGGCGAATCCGCCGCCGCGGACGCGATCACGCGCGCGCTGGTCGAGGAGATCAGGGCGCGGGGATGA
- the queG gene encoding tRNA epoxyqueuosine(34) reductase QueG, with the protein MDATASAPDLLALATRIRDLVREAGFQRCGISGIELGADEGHLRDWLARGFHGSMDWMARHGDKRSRPADLLPGTVSVLSVGLDYGRRDDQEAWGTLADGTRAYVARYALGRDYHKLMRNRLQALADRIAAEVGPFGHRVFVDSAPVLERALARNAGLGWIGKHTCLIDRDGGSWFFLGEIYLDLALPADAPATAHCGSCVRCMEICPTQAIVAPNQLDARRCISYLTIEHEGAIDEALRPLIGNRIFGCDDCQLVCPWNKFARRSDEPDFRARNNLDEATLAELFAWTEGEFLQRTEGSALRRSGYRRWLRNIAVALGNAPSTPDVLVALASRRDIDDPVVAEHVAWALARHGARGGVAAAIPLRLIPAP; encoded by the coding sequence ATCGACGCGACCGCCTCCGCACCGGACCTGCTGGCGCTCGCCACGCGCATCCGCGACCTGGTGCGCGAAGCAGGCTTCCAGCGCTGCGGCATCTCCGGCATCGAGCTCGGCGCCGACGAAGGCCACCTGCGCGACTGGCTGGCGCGCGGCTTCCACGGTTCGATGGACTGGATGGCGCGCCACGGCGACAAGCGCTCGCGGCCCGCCGACCTCCTGCCCGGCACGGTGAGCGTGCTGTCGGTGGGCCTGGACTACGGTCGCCGCGACGACCAGGAAGCCTGGGGGACGCTTGCCGACGGCACGCGCGCCTATGTCGCGCGCTACGCGCTGGGGCGTGATTACCACAAGCTGATGCGCAACCGCCTGCAAGCGCTGGCCGACCGGATCGCCGCCGAAGTCGGCCCGTTCGGCCATCGCGTATTCGTCGATTCCGCCCCGGTGCTCGAACGCGCCCTGGCGCGCAATGCCGGCCTCGGCTGGATCGGCAAGCACACCTGCCTGATTGATCGCGACGGCGGCTCCTGGTTCTTCCTGGGCGAGATCTACCTCGACCTTGCGCTGCCCGCCGATGCACCGGCGACCGCGCACTGCGGCAGCTGTGTGCGCTGCATGGAGATCTGTCCGACGCAGGCGATCGTGGCGCCAAACCAGCTCGACGCGCGGCGCTGCATCAGCTACCTGACCATCGAACACGAGGGCGCGATCGACGAAGCACTGCGGCCGCTGATCGGCAACCGCATCTTCGGCTGCGACGACTGCCAGCTGGTGTGTCCCTGGAACAAGTTCGCGCGGCGCAGCGACGAGCCCGACTTCCGCGCGCGCAACAACCTGGACGAGGCGACGCTGGCCGAACTGTTCGCGTGGACCGAAGGCGAATTCCTGCAGCGCACCGAAGGCAGCGCGCTGCGCCGCAGCGGCTACCGGCGCTGGCTGCGCAACATCGCCGTGGCGCTGGGCAACGCGCCGTCCACGCCGGACGTGCTGGTCGCCCTCGCCTCGCGGCGCGACATCGACGACCCGGTGGTGGCCGAGCACGTCGCGTGGGCGCTGGCGCGGCACGGCGCGAGGGGCGGCGTGGCGGCGGCGATCCCACTGCGTCTCATCCCCGCGCCCTGA
- a CDS encoding NAD(P)H-hydrate dehydratase, which produces MPAPATPAGTPLYDTAALRLLEARATAALGGDAFESMRRAGVSAWRFALRHWPQAQRLLVLCGPGNNGGDGYVFARHALESGREVTLLHTAGHEARSPLALRAQAEYAAAGGRVDVAGARLPACDLVVDAVFGIGFRGAPDAACARLFAAVDALGIDVLALDVPSGIDAGSGDAAGAAVHATRTLQFLAAHAGLRTGAALEYTGVLAHADLDLHDEVHAGIPTYARLLSPTPDVLAAAFPPRRRNAHKGDAGHVLVVGGDHGMGGAVIIAAAAALRAGAGLVSVATREAHVAALLARIPEAMVHGADDPDAWAALFAAAGVCALGPGLGRTAWAHRLLDMALASGRQLVLDADALNLLAAAPRALPPATIITPHPGEAARLLGSSAVDVQRDRFAAVRALRERMGCVVVLKGAGTLVAAPGRDTMVIDAGNPGMAVGGMGDALTGVIAALCAQGHAPADAAGLGALLHGVAGDRAAAAGGTRGLLPTDLVDALRWSVNP; this is translated from the coding sequence ATGCCTGCCCCTGCAACCCCCGCCGGGACGCCACTTTACGACACCGCGGCCCTGCGCCTGCTGGAAGCCCGTGCGACCGCGGCGCTGGGTGGTGACGCGTTCGAGTCCATGCGCCGCGCCGGCGTGTCGGCCTGGCGTTTCGCGCTGCGCCACTGGCCGCAGGCACAGCGCCTGCTGGTGCTGTGCGGACCGGGCAACAACGGTGGCGACGGCTACGTGTTCGCGCGCCATGCGCTTGAATCGGGGCGCGAGGTGACGCTCCTGCATACCGCCGGGCACGAAGCGCGCAGCCCGCTGGCGCTGCGTGCGCAGGCGGAATACGCCGCTGCCGGCGGACGGGTCGATGTCGCCGGCGCCCGGCTGCCGGCGTGCGACCTGGTGGTGGACGCGGTGTTCGGCATCGGGTTCCGCGGTGCGCCGGATGCCGCGTGCGCGCGGCTGTTCGCGGCGGTGGATGCGCTCGGCATCGATGTGCTGGCGCTCGACGTGCCGTCCGGCATCGATGCCGGCAGCGGGGATGCCGCAGGCGCCGCGGTGCACGCCACGCGCACGCTGCAGTTCCTCGCCGCGCATGCCGGCCTGCGCACCGGCGCGGCGCTGGAATATACCGGCGTCCTGGCGCATGCCGACCTCGACCTCCACGACGAGGTGCACGCTGGCATCCCGACGTATGCACGCCTGCTGTCGCCCACGCCGGATGTGCTCGCCGCGGCGTTTCCGCCGCGGCGTCGCAATGCGCACAAGGGTGACGCCGGCCACGTACTGGTGGTGGGCGGCGACCACGGCATGGGCGGCGCGGTCATCATCGCCGCGGCGGCCGCACTGCGCGCCGGCGCCGGCCTGGTATCGGTCGCCACGCGCGAGGCGCACGTCGCCGCGTTGCTGGCGCGCATACCGGAAGCCATGGTGCATGGCGCGGATGATCCGGACGCATGGGCCGCGCTGTTTGCCGCCGCCGGCGTGTGCGCGCTCGGCCCCGGGCTTGGCCGCACGGCGTGGGCGCACCGCTTGCTGGACATGGCGCTGGCGTCCGGCAGGCAGCTGGTGCTCGATGCCGATGCCCTCAACCTGCTGGCGGCCGCGCCGCGCGCCTTGCCGCCAGCCACGATCATCACCCCGCACCCCGGCGAAGCCGCGCGACTGCTTGGCAGCTCGGCGGTCGATGTGCAACGCGACCGCTTCGCCGCCGTGCGCGCGCTGCGCGAGCGGATGGGCTGCGTCGTGGTGCTGAAAGGCGCGGGCACGCTGGTCGCGGCGCCCGGGCGCGACACCATGGTCATCGATGCCGGCAATCCGGGCATGGCGGTCGGTGGCATGGGCGATGCGTTGACCGGGGTCATCGCCGCGCTCTGCGCGCAGGGACACGCGCCCGCCGATGCCGCGGGGCTTGGCGCGCTGCTGCACGGCGTGGCCGGCGACCGTGCCGCGGCCGCCGGCGGAACACGCGGGCTGCTGCCGACGGACCTGGTCGACGCGCTGCGGTGGAGCGTCAATCCATGA
- the tsaE gene encoding tRNA (adenosine(37)-N6)-threonylcarbamoyltransferase complex ATPase subunit type 1 TsaE, with amino-acid sequence MSAPPRELHLADETATAALAAALAATQPAWAVVHLHGDLGAGKSTLARAWLRALGVTGAVRSPTYTLVERYPLAEGGEALHLDLYRIGDAGELEFLGLDDSDARLWLVEWPERGLATLPHADLEVWLAVEGEGRHCRLHAATAAGAAWLAAVDASRRVADLS; translated from the coding sequence ATGAGCGCGCCGCCGCGCGAGCTGCATCTGGCCGACGAGACCGCCACCGCGGCGCTGGCCGCCGCGCTGGCGGCCACGCAGCCGGCGTGGGCGGTGGTCCACCTGCATGGCGATCTCGGCGCGGGCAAGTCGACGCTGGCGCGCGCCTGGTTGCGGGCGCTGGGCGTGACCGGCGCGGTCCGCAGCCCCACCTACACCCTGGTCGAACGCTATCCGCTGGCCGAGGGTGGCGAGGCGCTGCACCTCGACCTGTACCGGATCGGGGACGCCGGCGAGCTCGAGTTCCTCGGCCTCGACGACAGCGATGCCCGGCTGTGGCTGGTTGAATGGCCGGAACGCGGGCTGGCGACCCTTCCGCACGCCGACCTGGAGGTCTGGCTGGCGGTGGAGGGCGAAGGGCGCCATTGCCGGCTGCACGCGGCCACTGCGGCCGGGGCCGCCTGGCTCGCCGCGGTAGACGCATCACGCCGGGTTGCCGACCTTTCCTGA
- a CDS encoding N-acetylmuramoyl-L-alanine amidase — translation MRARGINLQQILLGAALLAALLWNLAHAAEIKGLRVDTGPTGTRAELQLDAQAEFKLITLANPDRLVVDLPGSRLARGFSLPAAVGVVKAVRNGQPVPGTTRIVFDLASPVVVLNPRIEAAGTGSRLVLEWPGDLPGDPIAKIAAATQAAPGPTAATQGPGAVPQVTAPVPDPSAASAAATSRLIAGLPPVAKPPAAAVPQAQPARSTPQESAPRVLPSVPTTVATGVPTRVTTPEAATPTPPPANRPATAATGRPLVIAIDAGHGGQDPGAVGPTGKREKDITLAIARELARQVNATPGLKAHLVRDVDVFIPLNRRAQLARAAGADLFISIHADAAENRNAKGSSVYVLSLKGASSQRARWLADKENAADLIGGGKLPTSDSMLTNVLLDLTQSGQMKASEDAGNHILAGLKRIGNNHKPHIERANFAVLRTSDMPAMLVETAFLSNPEEEKRLIDPAFQANVARAVLDGVKTYFTSQPPPGTLFAARAASTQAAGAAGGGSP, via the coding sequence ATGCGCGCCCGGGGAATCAACCTCCAGCAGATCCTGCTCGGTGCGGCCCTCTTGGCCGCACTGCTGTGGAATCTTGCCCACGCCGCTGAAATCAAGGGCTTGCGCGTCGATACCGGTCCCACCGGCACGCGTGCGGAACTGCAGCTCGACGCGCAGGCGGAATTCAAGCTCATCACCCTCGCCAACCCGGACCGTCTGGTCGTCGACCTGCCGGGCAGCCGTCTGGCGCGCGGCTTTTCACTGCCGGCGGCGGTGGGCGTGGTGAAGGCGGTACGCAATGGCCAGCCGGTGCCCGGCACCACGCGCATCGTGTTCGACCTCGCGTCCCCGGTGGTCGTGCTGAACCCTCGGATCGAGGCCGCCGGCACCGGCAGCCGCCTGGTCCTGGAGTGGCCCGGCGACCTGCCGGGCGATCCGATCGCGAAGATCGCCGCCGCCACGCAGGCGGCCCCGGGTCCGACTGCTGCCACGCAGGGGCCGGGCGCAGTGCCACAGGTGACTGCTCCGGTGCCGGATCCTTCGGCGGCATCGGCCGCCGCCACCTCGCGGCTGATCGCCGGCCTGCCGCCCGTGGCCAAGCCTCCGGCCGCGGCCGTGCCGCAAGCGCAGCCGGCGCGATCCACGCCGCAGGAAAGCGCGCCACGCGTGCTGCCTTCCGTGCCGACCACCGTCGCCACCGGCGTTCCGACGCGGGTCACGACGCCCGAGGCCGCCACGCCCACGCCGCCGCCCGCCAACCGGCCGGCCACCGCGGCCACTGGCCGTCCGCTGGTGATCGCCATCGACGCCGGCCATGGTGGCCAGGATCCCGGAGCCGTCGGCCCCACCGGCAAGCGCGAGAAGGACATCACGCTCGCGATTGCCCGCGAACTCGCGCGGCAGGTCAATGCCACGCCCGGCCTGAAGGCGCACCTGGTGCGCGACGTGGACGTGTTCATCCCGCTCAACCGCCGCGCCCAACTGGCGCGGGCCGCCGGCGCCGACCTGTTCATCTCCATCCATGCCGACGCCGCCGAGAACCGCAACGCCAAGGGTTCGTCGGTCTACGTGCTGTCGCTGAAGGGTGCGTCCTCGCAGCGCGCGCGCTGGCTGGCGGACAAGGAAAACGCCGCCGACCTGATCGGTGGCGGCAAGCTGCCGACGTCCGACAGCATGCTGACCAACGTGCTGCTCGACCTCACCCAGAGCGGGCAGATGAAGGCGTCGGAGGATGCCGGCAACCACATCCTCGCCGGCCTCAAGCGCATCGGCAACAACCACAAGCCGCACATCGAACGCGCCAATTTCGCCGTGCTGCGCACCTCCGACATGCCGGCGATGCTGGTCGAGACCGCGTTCCTGTCCAACCCGGAAGAAGAGAAGCGGCTGATCGATCCGGCGTTCCAGGCCAACGTGGCGCGCGCGGTGCTCGACGGGGTCAAGACCTACTTCACCAGCCAACCTCCGCCGGGCACGCTGTTCGCCGCGCGCGCGGCGTCGACGCAGGCTGCTGGCGCGGCGGGCGGCGGCAGCCCCTGA
- the mutL gene encoding DNA mismatch repair endonuclease MutL codes for MSIRQLPDTLVNQIAAGEVIERPASVVKELVENALDAGARRVDIDLEEGGVRLVRVRDDGGGVEPAQLTLAISRHATSKIASLDDLEVVATLGFRGEALPSIASVSRFTITSRRDGQAHGASLQVDGGQVGEVAPSAHPVGTTVEVRDLFFNVPARRKFLRAERTELGHVEEWLRSLALARPDVELRIAHNGRASRRYRGGDLAGGEAAGERLVETLGDGFAQQALRVDHAVSARQASDGSRVPALRVHGWIAQPTYSRASADQQYLYVNGRAVRDRSVAHAVKQAYADVLFHGRQPAYVLFLEIDPSRVDVNVHPAKHEVRFRDARLVHDFVYRALHEALAETRAGNAPLVAAVGVQAVVSRELAAQVSSQSHLSLGVEQARDAYAALYGAALHAGAAAAVAEGGAQAWPAFPASAQPLPATGEDGIPPLGFALAQLHGIFILSQAADGLVVVDMHAAHERIGYEKLKNAHDGAGVRVQPLLVPQPVAVSEREADVAEREAATLAELGFEVSRTGPQSLLLRGVPALLAQGDSEALLRDVLADLREHGASRRVRAARDELLSTMACHGAVRANRRLTIAEMNGLLRDMEATERSGQCNHGRPTWTRFSLTDIDRWFLRGR; via the coding sequence TTGAGCATCCGCCAGCTTCCCGACACCCTCGTCAACCAGATCGCCGCCGGCGAAGTCATCGAACGCCCCGCGTCGGTGGTCAAGGAACTGGTCGAAAACGCGCTCGATGCGGGCGCGCGCCGCGTCGACATCGACCTCGAGGAGGGCGGCGTGCGCCTGGTGCGCGTGCGCGACGATGGCGGCGGCGTGGAGCCCGCGCAGCTGACGCTGGCGATCTCGCGCCACGCGACCAGCAAGATCGCCTCGCTCGACGACCTGGAAGTGGTGGCCACGCTCGGCTTCCGCGGCGAGGCCCTGCCGTCGATCGCCTCGGTCAGCCGCTTCACCATCACCTCGCGGCGCGATGGCCAGGCGCACGGCGCCAGCCTGCAGGTCGATGGCGGCCAGGTCGGCGAGGTCGCCCCCAGCGCGCATCCGGTCGGCACCACGGTCGAGGTGCGCGACCTGTTCTTCAACGTGCCGGCGCGGCGCAAGTTCCTGCGCGCCGAGCGCACCGAGCTCGGGCACGTCGAGGAGTGGCTGCGTTCGTTGGCGCTGGCGCGCCCGGACGTCGAGCTGCGCATCGCGCACAACGGACGGGCGTCGCGGCGCTATCGCGGCGGCGACCTGGCCGGTGGCGAAGCCGCGGGCGAGCGCCTGGTGGAGACGCTTGGCGACGGCTTCGCGCAGCAGGCGCTGCGCGTGGACCACGCGGTCAGCGCGCGCCAGGCCAGCGACGGCAGCCGGGTGCCGGCGCTGCGCGTGCATGGCTGGATCGCGCAGCCCACCTATTCGCGCGCCAGCGCCGACCAGCAGTACCTGTATGTCAACGGCCGCGCGGTGCGCGACCGCAGCGTCGCGCATGCGGTGAAGCAGGCCTATGCCGACGTGCTGTTCCACGGCCGGCAACCGGCCTACGTGCTGTTCCTGGAAATCGATCCGTCACGCGTGGACGTGAACGTGCACCCGGCCAAGCACGAGGTGCGTTTCCGTGATGCGCGGCTGGTGCATGACTTCGTCTACCGCGCGCTGCACGAGGCGCTCGCCGAGACGCGCGCCGGCAACGCGCCGCTGGTCGCCGCGGTGGGCGTGCAGGCGGTGGTGTCGCGCGAACTGGCCGCGCAGGTGTCATCGCAGTCGCACCTGTCGCTGGGCGTGGAGCAGGCGCGCGATGCGTATGCCGCGCTGTACGGCGCCGCGCTCCATGCCGGCGCTGCAGCGGCCGTGGCCGAAGGCGGCGCCCAGGCGTGGCCGGCATTTCCGGCGTCGGCGCAGCCACTGCCGGCCACCGGCGAGGACGGCATTCCACCGCTGGGGTTCGCGCTCGCGCAGCTGCACGGCATCTTCATCCTCAGCCAAGCCGCCGACGGCCTGGTGGTGGTGGACATGCACGCCGCGCACGAACGCATCGGCTACGAAAAGCTGAAAAACGCCCATGACGGCGCCGGCGTGCGCGTGCAGCCGCTGCTGGTGCCGCAGCCGGTGGCGGTGAGCGAGCGCGAGGCCGACGTCGCCGAGCGCGAGGCCGCCACGCTCGCCGAACTCGGCTTCGAGGTCTCGCGCACAGGCCCGCAGTCGCTGCTCCTGCGCGGCGTGCCCGCGCTGCTCGCGCAGGGCGACAGCGAGGCATTGCTGCGCGACGTACTCGCCGACCTGCGCGAGCATGGCGCCAGCCGTCGCGTGCGCGCGGCGCGCGACGAGCTGCTGTCGACCATGGCCTGCCACGGTGCGGTGCGCGCGAACCGCCGCCTCACGATCGCCGAAATGAACGGCCTGCTGCGCGACATGGAGGCCACCGAGCGTTCCGGGCAGTGCAACCACGGGCGTCCCACCTGGACGCGTTTTTCGCTCACCGACATTGACCGCTGGTTCCTGAGGGGACGCTGA